The window cctccaaataaaaatttcttcctcaaaatttacagaacagactagggaagaggaaacatcatcaagtatatgtGTCAAGGCTAAATCAATCTACAAAGGaatgaagatagcgctctctaacaTCAACCTTGCCTTCCCAAGACGCATCGCCAACACTATGATGATCCTACTAAACCtcggatcctggatcagaaacaaTCAAAAATATGCaacttcacaatctcaacggtagggagctatatcaaaaaaaTCTCTacgttattcgaactcgggaatctaatcattctaagttctcaataatcatcaaaTGGAGGGTAGCTATaagaagatatgtgatgttatcttcaggtattcctaagttatgctctgataccaacttctatcacgccccgaacacagaaatcggattcacagaaatccctattgccgaatccggtgccgacagcctccgttgtaccccattctcggctcctagcgttcatacgccagattttgatcctgggatcctacaaggaggattttttttttatacacttAACCcgtaataagcacaaccacaagattacccaattcacaaaagcaacatcaacatcacatatctactaatataatcatttgagtacgatgctgaaagggaaatgcaaaaaaaaatcctccttgtaggatcccaggatcgaaatctggcgtatgaatgctaggagccgagaatggggtactacggaggctgtcggcaccagattcgacaatcgggattcctgtgaatcccaTTTCCGGGTTCGAGGCGTGACACccggcaaaaccaaggatgatgttaatgcgcgcagggacctgaaatggttgggaattaagaagcgtctatggctgaaaaagagcAATGGCAAGACGATTCAGAAAcaaggtcctttctgtctaagaaaagaagagaaaaagcttttCATTCAGACTTTACATAATCTGCATGTTCCTATTGGTTTTCGTGTGAATTGGAAGACCATTCTAATGGAAGATTGCATGGATTttaagggaatgaagtctcattcttatcatgtgttgatgcaacatctactCCCGATTCTTatccagcatgcattcaaggataggaaggtcattcgtcctataattataagcttttgtaccttctttaatgccttgtgctcgtcaACCATAGACCTTCAAATGCTCattactctcgagaggggcatgactaggacgttatgtcagcttgagattatatgccctccatcgatatttgtcatgatgatgcatcttaccatccacttggcctacgaggctcgcatatgtggtcctatatactatcgatggatgtatccattcgaaaggtacgctaTGAGCTTAGTAAGAATAAATAGGTGAAACATCTAAAGATGCATGTATATGCAATGTATCATTatttttgtcaggttcatgaagacattcaaggcttaTGTCCGTAATAAGACGCGACCTGAGGGTTGCATTGCAGAAcaatacatccaagaggagacagttatataCTGCAACCAATATAGAGGAAAACATAAAACAAGCCTCTTGAAAAAGCTGGAAAAATGTTTTGATGGAGTCATTCTAAAACCACAGAAGTTATAAGAAATTATTGACGATGATTCTAATGACGacaatgttggtccagtaggtttgAGTCAAAGTGTCATCCTAATGGGTATCGAATATGAACAAGCTCGTACTTGGGtcatgaagagtcatcccagctatgatGCGAGGGAAGGGTATGTACTTTTAACTCATATGtatatatcttctttactttatgcaATTTGCATATAACATTGGTATCGAATAACCCACAAGAagtacaaagatttcttgcagcgatgctacAGGAGGACCAACAAGGTGCTTAGCGAGGATGAattcataccttggttgaagagACAAACAGAGTTAACGAATCTAACGAAGAAGAATTCAAAGAtatagtgagaggacctctagcttttgctacgcaatacaataagtattgtattaatggtttccttttCGTCACTAAAGAATATGAGGATAATAAAATGAACCAAAATAGTGGGGTTATGATAGAGGGTATGACCAATTTCCGATCTAGTGCTAAGGATataaatacagtggatgaaaatcaaccttactatggagtccttcatagaattatccaattggagtatcGTATAggtatttaagtgtgattgggtgaaggtgacacatcatggtgttgctGTTGATGTTGAAGCGaatctgagattagtaaatttatcTAGTCTTTATAATTCAGATAAAGAGAGTGACGAGCCGTTCATTCTCACGAAGCATGTCGTACAAGCTTTCTACTCCAAAGATCATAAAAATCCTGAATGGcacgtggtcttggaggttccaaaaAAGATTTTTGTCAAAGAGGATACATGCCTTCTATCAGAATGATTGAAGGCTGTAACTGATGCCaatgcaggacctgatctcaccaccTTAGTAAATGccgatgagttgatattcaatgaacttgaagaagTCAGTGTTGTGattgagaaaacaaagaaaagaaagcaattaaggagaatctattgaattctttgtatttttaatgcatgtaacaaaatgatatatatcgaaggaaatataatgaaggtatggataatatagtgaattgttTGTGCTTTAACTGTTATCTAAATTGTTTCTTAaccattagggttttttttttctattagcaTATAAATAAGCACATGGACTCACAGCCAGAGGCATTAGGTGCAAATgcaagcaacaccaaaggtaataagatagttctcattaattagatatgtagatttcatttttcttatatattggcgGTAATCAACGATGTTTATattaattattattcttttttatgtaTATGTGCTAGCTTCTTCTTCGTCTAGAAAGAGAGGCCCTACTAAGGGTGCTTCTTTACATGTgcaacctgataggaaaaaagtccttaagacaaatgaattcgggcaaccaaATGAGGATAGTcccaatcacaaagactttgcatcgcatatcgGTGTCCTAGCCCATGCTCATATCCTGATCATATACGAGGACTTTCGCCAGGTGCCTTATGCACACATTCAAAAGGTCATAGAAACATTGTCActattttatgagtttgagggtcaaagttggtaTGCAGGTGTTTGGTACATAACACAACGCATCAATGAAACATGAAGAAATTATAAGAAAAGGTTGACTAAACAATATATAAAAAACAATGATCCTATAGTTGTTAGAGATAGTcctgccccccccccccaggTGTCCCTATGGACGATTGGAGGATCTTTGTGGATCAACACAACACCGAGTAATTCAAGAGAGTAagtgcaaggaataaagtcaattgggcaaagctaaaaggacctgcgtgtcttgggaggcgcAGCATGGCTATTACTTGCCATCAGATGGTATGTATATAAAGATaggtattatagtttaaaattaaatttaattttgatctaattaactctattaatgatgtgtatttgaacgaTATGttatgtgccaaaggcgatggagaggaatcttacctctgatgccgaGATAGGTAGAGGTGATGTCTACTTAAGAGCCCATACGAGCAAGGACAAAGTCGTCCAGTATCCTGACCTTGTTGTAAGTGCACCCCtcttaccactaactagtaccattATGAAATGTCATTATATAACTTTAAACTATTTTACGTTTATTTGTATTAATTTTGTCACagcaaaaactagatgagctttataatagcaatcctgcttctaagaTGACCGGCGTTGACGATGCCCTTACACAGGTActaataaagttttaaaattacttgagtttcatggtaattatgaatttcctaataacttgatttgcaatgttttacagttggttggttctgataGTAGAGGACGAATGCGTGGTCTGGGTTGCTCGATAAGCAAAACAGGACTGAAGAAGTCAACCCCTGCCCGTTCAAAGCTACATAATatggcaaaagaaaaagaaggcctAGCACAGGAGATATTAGAGATAAAGAAATCATTGATTGATATAAAGTCCTGGGTGGGTATGCATCAAGAGGCACAGTCTGGTCAAAACCTCCCATCACCACCAGTGGCTAAATCTACTCAGGGATCATCGGTATGCAATTATAATTTTGCTAATGTAataagcttacaattatattataaatgctaaCAATACTAACGTcattttatatgtgtacatgtagccgGATACGATATATATTGGTAAGAAATGCGAGTTGCTTGGTTGGGGCTTACGTGGTGTTGTTGCTTGTggtcaagtacacgaagttaGTCCAAATGCAGTTGTCCATTGTAAGCCATTAGCAAAGGGAGCCTTTGTTGTTATCCTAACTGAGATTATACACCCTgatgctcctttgtggaaagaagatggattcgcatctacacttggagaggccggtctgGGATcacttgtgcaatgggggaagcaATCAATGAGATTCCTATAATTTGAACAAATATGGTACTATATAATTGAACATATAGTAATTTGGCTTAAGTGGGTTTTGGTTGGGGCTTACATGATGCTATTTTTTGGCTTAAGTAGTTACTCTATATGATTTTGGCCTAAGTAGTTACtctatatgatgtttggcttgttttttttttttttggtactctATAGTTCATCGATATTTATAGTTTGCTTGAATTTTGCActatatatttgaatatatttatagttttaggctcCATTTAGTCATCACATTGGTGTTTATGAATGTAAATTTATCTCAAACCAAATGAAGCTTAAGCCATTTTTTTAACTCCGctaatgcaactccttgcattgccggtcccaagctcgggtaaaggaggagggagaagggcttcaaggtgagttttatgatttttttttttcattttttgaagttgttataatttttgagtttatttttgcttGCAAGCTGGCAGATTTACTCGATATGTTGGCATATGGCCTTACAATTCTTAGAGGTACGCATGGAACTTAACAGGATCATTGGCCTATAAGTTCATTCATGTTGTATCTGATGATTTTACATTCAGTGGATTATGATGTCAATAGGATCACCTGGTGATGAGAAAATCTGTTGATCTCATTTGCTCACAGATCTACAGTGCATGGATTGGAGAATGTGTAGCATAGGAGAATGGAAAGTAGAGTGATCTTACTTCTTTCTGGACCCTCCATGTGGTTGGCAGGAATGATTTTTGGGTATGGTCTTGGATTTGTGATCATCATGGTCGGGACTACCATTGGTATGACATTGCCATATTTAATTGGGTTACTTTTTAATGACCATATTCATGGGAGGCCTCTCTGGTTTTTAACTGCAACATTAATCTACTTTGAACAGTGATTGTCATTTGTTACTGATTTcctctcttattttcttcctgTTGCAATTTCATTTTCAGAGATAGTTGAATAGATGGCCCCAGAAAGCGAATGTAATTAGGCTGGCTGGAGAAGGAAGCTGGTTCCATCAGTTTCAAGTGGTGGCACTCTTCCGAGTGTCACCATTTCCCTACACaatttgtattttatttcctCACTACTACTAATGTCaatattgtattttgtatttataTCTAAAGATCTGTTatgaaaacaataaaaagaaagcTTTTACTTTTCTATGACTATATGATTTTTCAAGTTTGTTACAAACCCCTTCTTCTAAAAACCACTGGTTTTATTTTAATGACGACAAGGAAAGTGTAGCATATGAACCGTTGCATTGTGATTCAAGCTgaggaaaaaaggaaataaaagttcTGTTTATGGAGACACTctgcttttaaaaattttgtttggtcattttaatgattttgagaaattgaaaCCCATGTAAGtagaataaatatgaaatctaattgCAAGGACAATGGAGAACTCCCTAACTAAAATTTCTTATTTCAGGCACTTGTTGTCCTCATGCATGATATGGGTCCAAACTGGGAGCTGATAAGTGATGCTATCAACAGTACCCTGCAGTTCAAGGTGAAGTTGTATTTGGATCTTTTTCTTTGGTTATACTAGGAGCACAGTAACTTATAGTGATCTAAGTGAGCTGGAGCATTTTCTGAGTATGGAGCACagtaatttcatattatttacgAATTACTGGAATATGAAGGACAACTTATTAAATGTGTTGATGTGCTTGGCCGTAATGAAAATGATACTATTTAATAGTTAGAAAatgagtttccaatggtggaaat is drawn from Magnolia sinica isolate HGM2019 chromosome 5, MsV1, whole genome shotgun sequence and contains these coding sequences:
- the LOC131247329 gene encoding uncharacterized protein LOC131247329 — translated: MTGVDDALTQLVGSDSRGRMRGLGCSISKTGLKKSTPARSKLHNMAKEKEGLAQEILEIKKSLIDIKSWVGMHQEAQSGQNLPSPPVAKSTQGSSVCNYNFANVISLQLYYKC